In Kineococcus mangrovi, a single genomic region encodes these proteins:
- a CDS encoding penicillin-binding protein translates to MAPRSTQHARRPVFRLLAAFAAVSAAGGVLSAGLVVPAVAATGSLTSEGVDIFNELPGDLGDRTLSEASTILYADGSPMAKVYDQNRSVVSFDQIAPVMRDAITSIEDDRFYSHGAVDMKGIVRALVSNAGGGSTQGASTLTQQFVKNVLVQQAVQEGDSEAAAAAVEHEGVDGYARKLREMKLAVGVEKEMSKDEILAGYLNVSYFQNNVYGVEAAAQYYFSKSAADLTLPEAALLAGMVQNPAAYNPVKYPEASVKRRNVVLARMLELGRIDQPTYDAAVASPLELRENPSRQGCLSAGTAAYFCDYVVRVVESDPTFGATPEDRRNLLRRGGLTITTTLNPVIQNITQQAVNDGVNPGQEVRSAASFVQPGTGHILAMAQDTTYSPDDDQIGVTVQNYNVSLAMGGTNGFQQGSTFKPFTLATWLKSGRSLNSTVAAPSSGDDPFSAFTACGQKLRGGRYPYSNSEGGGNGGSMTVRQATANSVNTAFMSMEKQLDLCDIANTAQSLGVYKAAPTPLDTVKSNPPTLELDRLPSMTLGTNLVYPLEIAGAYAAFAAEGNFCKPTAILQAVDTNGNPLQVPSADCKQVLDVNVARNVTEALRQGWTSGTAAGVTKAPLDGRQVASKTGTTNKSRDTWFAAYTPRLAGAVWVGHASEVKSLNGARINGRRISRVYGSTIAGPIWANAAGDSLDALNAPKFTFTDGTNDGLKTVAPNGKLRVPSVVGRSVSSATAALEAAGFDVQVSRSRVSSSKISAGLVAAQSARTAAAGATITLTRSSGAPPAPSPSPTPTQTSEAPSPSPSSEAPEDSPETADDE, encoded by the coding sequence ATGGCCCCTCGCTCCACGCAGCACGCCCGGCGCCCGGTCTTCCGCCTGCTCGCCGCGTTCGCCGCCGTCAGCGCCGCCGGTGGCGTGCTGAGCGCGGGACTCGTCGTCCCCGCCGTCGCCGCCACGGGCAGCCTCACCAGCGAGGGTGTCGACATCTTCAACGAGCTCCCGGGCGACCTGGGGGACAGGACGCTGTCGGAGGCCTCGACGATCCTGTACGCCGACGGCTCGCCGATGGCGAAGGTCTACGACCAGAACCGCTCGGTGGTCTCGTTCGACCAGATCGCGCCCGTCATGCGCGACGCGATCACCTCGATCGAGGACGACCGCTTCTACAGCCACGGCGCGGTGGACATGAAGGGCATCGTCCGCGCGCTGGTGTCCAACGCCGGTGGCGGCAGCACCCAGGGCGCCTCGACCCTGACGCAGCAGTTCGTCAAGAACGTCCTCGTCCAGCAGGCCGTGCAGGAGGGCGACTCCGAGGCCGCCGCCGCCGCCGTCGAGCACGAGGGCGTGGACGGCTACGCGCGCAAGCTGCGCGAGATGAAGCTCGCCGTCGGCGTCGAGAAGGAGATGTCGAAGGACGAGATCCTCGCCGGCTACCTCAACGTGTCCTACTTCCAGAACAACGTCTACGGTGTCGAGGCCGCGGCGCAGTACTACTTCTCGAAGTCCGCGGCGGACCTCACGCTGCCCGAGGCGGCGCTACTGGCGGGCATGGTGCAGAACCCGGCCGCCTACAACCCGGTGAAGTACCCCGAGGCCTCGGTGAAGCGGCGCAACGTGGTGCTGGCCCGGATGCTCGAGCTCGGCAGGATCGACCAGCCCACCTACGACGCCGCCGTGGCCTCACCGCTGGAACTGCGGGAGAACCCCAGCCGGCAGGGCTGCCTGTCGGCCGGGACCGCGGCCTACTTCTGCGACTACGTCGTCCGCGTCGTCGAGAGCGACCCGACGTTCGGCGCGACCCCGGAGGACCGGCGCAACCTGCTGCGCCGCGGGGGGCTGACGATCACGACGACGCTGAACCCGGTCATCCAGAACATCACCCAGCAGGCCGTCAACGACGGGGTGAACCCCGGCCAGGAGGTGCGCTCGGCGGCCTCGTTCGTCCAGCCGGGCACCGGTCACATCCTCGCCATGGCGCAGGACACGACGTACTCCCCGGACGATGACCAGATCGGCGTCACCGTCCAGAACTACAACGTATCTCTTGCCATGGGCGGCACCAATGGCTTCCAGCAGGGGTCGACGTTCAAGCCGTTCACCCTCGCGACGTGGCTGAAGTCCGGCCGGTCGCTGAACTCCACTGTCGCCGCCCCCAGCTCGGGTGACGACCCGTTCAGCGCCTTCACCGCCTGCGGTCAGAAGCTGCGCGGCGGCCGCTACCCCTACAGCAATTCCGAGGGCGGCGGGAACGGGGGTTCGATGACCGTCCGACAGGCCACCGCGAACTCGGTGAACACCGCGTTCATGTCGATGGAGAAGCAGCTTGACCTGTGCGACATTGCGAACACCGCGCAGTCGCTGGGGGTCTACAAGGCGGCTCCGACCCCGCTCGACACCGTGAAGTCGAACCCGCCGACCCTCGAACTCGACCGACTCCCGTCGATGACGCTGGGCACCAACCTCGTGTACCCGCTGGAAATCGCCGGCGCCTACGCGGCGTTCGCCGCGGAGGGCAACTTCTGCAAGCCGACGGCAATCCTGCAGGCGGTGGACACCAACGGCAATCCGCTGCAGGTGCCGTCGGCGGACTGCAAGCAGGTCCTGGACGTTAACGTCGCCCGCAACGTCACCGAGGCGCTGCGGCAGGGGTGGACGAGCGGGACCGCCGCCGGTGTCACCAAGGCGCCGCTGGATGGCCGGCAGGTGGCGTCCAAGACGGGAACCACGAACAAAAGCAGGGACACCTGGTTCGCCGCCTACACCCCGCGACTGGCCGGCGCCGTCTGGGTTGGTCACGCCTCGGAGGTGAAGTCGCTGAACGGCGCGCGCATCAACGGCCGCCGCATCAGCAGGGTGTACGGGTCGACCATCGCCGGCCCGATCTGGGCGAACGCCGCCGGGGACTCCCTCGACGCCCTCAACGCGCCGAAGTTCACCTTCACCGACGGCACCAACGACGGGCTGAAGACGGTCGCCCCGAACGGCAAGCTGCGCGTCCCGAGCGTGGTGGGCCGCAGCGTCTCCTCGGCCACGGCCGCCCTGGAGGCCGCCGGGTTCGACGTGCAGGTCTCCCGCAGCCGGGTGTCGTCGTCCAAGATCAGCGCGGGGCTGGTGGCCGCGCAGAGCGCCCGGACCGCCGCGGCCGGGGCGACCATCACCCTCACCCGCAGCTCGGGTGCGCCGCCCGCGCCGAGCCCGAGCCCGACGCCCACCCAGACGTCGGAGGCCCCGTCGCCCTCGCCGTCCTCGGAGGCCCCGGAGGACTCGCCCGAGACGGCTGACGACGAGTGA
- a CDS encoding helix-turn-helix domain-containing protein, giving the protein MNPEQRTAPTRLLYRVQDAADALSLSRSVIFELLRSGRLRSVHEGRTRLIPYEALVEYIASLEDAA; this is encoded by the coding sequence ATGAACCCCGAGCAGCGCACCGCGCCCACCCGGCTCCTCTACCGCGTGCAGGACGCCGCGGACGCGCTCAGCTTGAGCCGCAGCGTCATCTTCGAACTCTTGCGTTCCGGTCGTCTCCGTTCGGTGCATGAGGGGCGCACCCGCCTCATCCCCTACGAGGCGCTGGTGGAGTACATCGCCTCCCTTGAGGACGCGGCCTGA
- a CDS encoding GatB/YqeY domain-containing protein — translation MSDTLKDTLQTDLTTAMKARDELRSATLRMVLTAVRGEEVAGKSARTLSDEEVVTVLQREAKKRREAAEAYDGAGRAEQAERERGELGVIETYLPTPLTDEELDELVDEAVLVATGEGLTGMGAMGAVMSQLKPKVAGRADGKRLSGAVKARLQA, via the coding sequence ATGAGCGACACCCTCAAGGACACCCTGCAGACCGACCTGACCACCGCCATGAAGGCTCGCGACGAGCTGCGGTCGGCCACCCTGCGCATGGTGCTCACCGCCGTCCGCGGCGAGGAGGTCGCCGGGAAGTCCGCGCGCACCCTGTCCGACGAGGAGGTCGTCACCGTCCTGCAGCGCGAGGCGAAGAAGCGCCGCGAGGCCGCCGAGGCCTACGACGGCGCCGGACGCGCCGAGCAGGCCGAGCGCGAGCGCGGCGAGCTGGGCGTCATCGAGACGTACCTGCCGACGCCGCTGACCGACGAGGAGCTGGACGAGCTCGTCGACGAGGCCGTCCTCGTCGCCACCGGGGAGGGCCTGACGGGCATGGGCGCGATGGGGGCGGTCATGTCCCAGCTCAAGCCGAAGGTCGCCGGCCGCGCCGACGGCAAGCGCCTCTCCGGAGCCGTGAAGGCCCGCCTGCAGGCCTGA
- a CDS encoding toll/interleukin-1 receptor domain-containing protein, with the protein MDSQEPKYDVALSFAGEQRAYVDAVASSLKEASVKVFYDDYEKVELWGKDLYAHLDWVYRKASRYCVIFVSADYAKKVWTNHERRSAQGRAIQENSEYLLPARFDETDLPGLPPTVGYLDLASLGPAELAANIREKLGPPRLEPGFPPKTDRLWSALSIKGDKSAKKQERKETQRVARSFYGAMQRMNMEERRAIAGILAFGCVGELPQGVHLSLSFLCRVTKMPQAELLDHLRAVRSLNLKVVVRDPIHRPDEGELQSDDRDLLLSFWSPDAPQRRDATKIAYYAVQCASHHFCVDHGVEVVARLDFRRLSKAFSGPLVIEADGHEIEDGGSNSPNIDLR; encoded by the coding sequence ATGGATTCGCAGGAACCGAAATATGACGTGGCCCTTTCATTTGCCGGGGAGCAACGCGCGTATGTTGACGCTGTGGCTTCGTCGTTAAAAGAAGCTAGCGTAAAGGTATTCTATGACGACTACGAAAAGGTTGAATTGTGGGGAAAAGATCTTTATGCTCATCTCGACTGGGTCTACCGGAAGGCTTCGCGTTACTGCGTCATATTTGTATCCGCGGATTACGCAAAAAAGGTTTGGACTAACCACGAAAGAAGGAGCGCACAGGGACGAGCTATTCAGGAGAATAGCGAGTATCTTTTGCCAGCCCGTTTCGATGAGACAGACCTCCCTGGTCTACCACCCACAGTGGGCTACCTTGACCTCGCTAGCCTTGGGCCCGCAGAGCTTGCTGCAAATATTCGCGAGAAGTTGGGGCCCCCGCGGCTAGAGCCCGGCTTCCCTCCAAAGACTGACCGTCTTTGGAGTGCACTAAGCATAAAGGGAGATAAAAGCGCAAAAAAGCAGGAACGGAAGGAGACTCAACGCGTTGCACGCTCTTTTTATGGCGCCATGCAGCGCATGAATATGGAGGAGCGGCGCGCGATAGCGGGTATTCTTGCTTTTGGATGCGTTGGCGAACTTCCTCAGGGGGTCCACCTCAGTCTTTCTTTCTTGTGCAGGGTGACTAAAATGCCACAAGCAGAACTACTTGACCACCTAAGGGCGGTACGCAGCTTGAATCTTAAGGTAGTCGTTCGGGACCCAATTCACAGGCCGGATGAGGGTGAACTTCAGAGCGACGATCGCGACCTTCTCCTTAGCTTTTGGTCTCCAGATGCTCCACAAAGACGCGATGCAACAAAGATTGCCTACTATGCGGTGCAATGCGCATCTCATCACTTTTGCGTCGATCACGGCGTAGAAGTTGTAGCCCGCCTCGATTTTCGGAGGTTGTCTAAGGCATTCAGTGGTCCACTTGTGATTGAAGCGGATGGCCATGAGATCGAGGATGGGGGAAGCAACTCGCCCAATATTGATCTGCGCTGA
- a CDS encoding RidA family protein: protein MSASDRLAELGLTLPEVAAPVASYVPATRDGDLVLTSGQLPFVDGELAVTGKVGADVDPEIAQRLAATCALNAIAAAAIVAGGVDAIERVVKVVGFVASDPSFTGQPAVVNGASNLLRDVFGDAGQHARSAVGVAVLPLDSPVEVEITVRVRS, encoded by the coding sequence GTGAGCGCGTCCGACCGTCTCGCCGAGCTGGGGCTGACCCTGCCGGAGGTGGCCGCCCCGGTGGCCTCGTACGTGCCGGCCACGCGCGACGGCGACCTCGTCCTGACGTCGGGCCAGCTCCCGTTCGTCGACGGCGAGCTGGCCGTCACGGGCAAGGTCGGTGCGGACGTCGACCCCGAGATCGCCCAGCGGCTCGCCGCGACGTGCGCGCTCAACGCGATCGCGGCCGCCGCGATCGTCGCGGGCGGGGTCGACGCCATCGAGCGCGTCGTCAAGGTCGTCGGCTTCGTCGCCAGCGACCCGTCCTTCACGGGCCAGCCCGCGGTGGTCAACGGCGCCTCGAACCTGCTGCGCGACGTCTTCGGCGACGCCGGGCAGCACGCCCGCAGCGCCGTCGGGGTGGCGGTCCTGCCGCTGGACTCCCCCGTCGAGGTCGAGATCACGGTGCGTGTCCGGTCCTGA
- a CDS encoding HIT family protein produces MTTSPSCPFCAIVDGTAPRARVLYRDERVVAFFPLDPATRGHTLVVPHRHVPDVRGLSRAEAHDLAEAVQRVAATIWAGVQPQGLNIIQSNGPAATQTVAHLHVHLVPRWDEDRMGLIWPEGAAEDDDAQDRTLLQLQAALPTAESTVTPEDRRQHLTLIQAVITRMSTASSSAKTWSLAVLTLTYGFALNQHAALGALLGVAAVAIFGLLDANYLKNERAFRALYDKVARGDVVEPFALTPALPSSENRRRRDYWPAWQDFRSWAIAPVYGPLLLIGLGLATYLHFTK; encoded by the coding sequence ATGACCACTTCGCCGTCGTGTCCTTTCTGCGCCATCGTCGACGGCACCGCCCCACGCGCTCGTGTGCTCTACCGCGATGAGCGCGTGGTGGCCTTCTTCCCGCTGGACCCGGCCACCCGCGGGCACACCCTCGTCGTGCCGCACCGACATGTCCCTGACGTCCGCGGACTGAGCCGGGCCGAGGCGCACGACCTGGCCGAAGCCGTCCAGCGAGTCGCGGCCACGATCTGGGCCGGGGTGCAGCCGCAAGGGCTGAACATCATTCAGTCCAACGGGCCCGCAGCCACGCAGACGGTGGCCCACCTACACGTCCATCTTGTCCCCCGCTGGGACGAGGACCGGATGGGCCTGATCTGGCCCGAGGGCGCCGCTGAGGACGACGATGCTCAGGACCGCACCCTTCTGCAGCTTCAAGCTGCTCTGCCCACCGCGGAGTCCACTGTGACACCTGAAGACCGCCGTCAGCACCTGACCCTCATCCAGGCTGTCATTACCCGCATGTCCACGGCCTCCTCCTCGGCCAAGACGTGGTCCTTGGCGGTCCTGACCCTCACCTATGGCTTCGCTCTCAACCAGCACGCCGCCCTTGGGGCACTGCTCGGCGTGGCAGCTGTTGCCATCTTCGGGCTGCTTGACGCGAATTACCTCAAGAACGAGCGTGCCTTTCGCGCCCTGTACGACAAGGTCGCCCGCGGGGACGTCGTCGAGCCGTTCGCTCTTACGCCGGCGTTGCCCTCCTCGGAGAACCGCCGTAGACGGGACTACTGGCCTGCGTGGCAGGATTTTAGGTCTTGGGCTATCGCTCCGGTATACGGTCCCCTGCTGCTGATCGGCCTTGGGTTGGCCACTTACCTACACTTCACCAAGTAG
- a CDS encoding site-specific integrase — protein sequence MPTRRGRGEGGLHWDEKRQRWIASVSLGFTPAGKRIVKRGSGRTKTEARTKLKEVLRDQDDGLAIAPNDYTVAQAVEDWLAYGLHGRSETTVTTNRILARTHVIPDMGARWLRDLSAEDVDRWLARKTQTLSTRTLQGIHSVLNRSVKRAMARDKVKRNVVALCSVPQGKAGRPSKALTMAQADAVLRAVESTRLRGYVVLSMLTGARTEELRALRWDHVDLTGRPDAVPPVPAHVAVWRSVRAGGDTKTRKSRRTLALPQRCVEALHAQRVQQKQDQLNAGPRWVETGLVFTSKVGTSLDPAHVRRDFRIAIATAEGVDPAEWTPRELRHSFVSLLSDSGVPLEEISRLVGHSSTAVTELVYRKQIRPVLQSGAVVMDQIFVSGSHKEVK from the coding sequence ATGCCCACCCGTCGTGGTCGGGGTGAGGGCGGTCTGCACTGGGACGAGAAACGGCAGCGTTGGATCGCCAGCGTGAGTCTGGGCTTCACCCCCGCGGGGAAGCGCATCGTCAAGCGTGGCAGCGGCCGGACGAAGACTGAAGCCCGCACCAAGCTCAAGGAAGTGCTGCGCGACCAGGACGACGGTCTGGCCATCGCCCCGAACGACTACACCGTGGCCCAGGCCGTCGAGGACTGGCTCGCCTACGGCCTGCACGGGCGGTCGGAGACGACCGTCACCACGAACAGGATCCTCGCCCGTACACACGTCATCCCGGACATGGGCGCGCGATGGCTGCGTGATCTCAGCGCGGAGGACGTCGACCGTTGGTTGGCTCGCAAGACACAGACGCTCAGTACCCGCACGTTGCAGGGCATCCACTCAGTGCTCAACCGTTCGGTGAAGCGGGCTATGGCCCGGGACAAGGTGAAGCGCAACGTCGTGGCGTTGTGCAGCGTGCCGCAGGGCAAGGCCGGCCGGCCGTCGAAAGCGCTCACCATGGCGCAGGCCGACGCCGTGCTGCGGGCAGTGGAGTCGACCCGGCTCCGGGGATACGTCGTGCTGTCGATGCTGACTGGGGCGCGCACCGAAGAGCTGCGGGCGCTGCGCTGGGACCACGTCGACCTCACTGGCCGTCCGGACGCCGTACCGCCGGTCCCGGCGCACGTCGCGGTGTGGCGCTCCGTTCGCGCTGGCGGTGACACGAAGACTCGCAAGTCCCGCCGTACTCTCGCACTCCCCCAGCGGTGTGTCGAAGCCCTGCACGCTCAACGGGTTCAGCAGAAACAGGACCAGCTCAACGCCGGACCACGCTGGGTCGAAACCGGCCTCGTTTTCACCTCTAAGGTCGGCACCTCGCTCGACCCTGCGCACGTCCGCCGGGACTTCCGCATCGCTATCGCTACCGCCGAGGGCGTTGACCCCGCCGAGTGGACGCCACGAGAGTTGCGGCACAGCTTCGTGTCACTGCTATCGGACAGCGGCGTCCCGCTGGAAGAGATCTCCCGCCTGGTTGGACACAGCAGCACAGCAGTTACCGAGCTTGTCTACCGCAAGCAAATTCGTCCGGTCTTGCAGTCAGGCGCGGTGGTCATGGATCAAATTTTCGTGAGCGGCTCACACAAGGAGGTGAAGTGA
- a CDS encoding metallophosphoesterase: MPTAAGVLKATAGTVGLAALAAGAGLGYAAGYEVRAFALRHAVVPVLPVGTRPLRVLHLSDLHLVPRQHRKREWVAALADLRPDLVVSTGDNLASLDAVPAVLETYAGLLARPGVFVLGSNDYWAPRPRNWARYLAGPSKIPMPEEIPRLPTDDLVRGFTDAGWVDLDNVRTRLTVAGLDLELVGVDDPHLRYDRYHDVAGKAASDADLTVGVTHAPYRRTLDAMTADEAGLILAGHTHGGQLCVPGFGALVTNCDLPRKQVSGLSRWSAAGHDAWLHVSAGLGTSPYAPVRFACRPEATLLELVPMR, encoded by the coding sequence ATGCCGACCGCTGCCGGAGTCCTCAAGGCCACCGCCGGAACCGTCGGGCTGGCCGCCCTCGCCGCCGGTGCGGGGCTGGGCTACGCGGCCGGGTACGAGGTGCGGGCCTTCGCGCTGCGGCACGCCGTCGTCCCCGTCCTGCCCGTGGGGACCCGTCCGCTGCGGGTGCTGCACCTGTCCGACCTGCACCTCGTGCCGCGCCAGCACCGCAAGCGGGAGTGGGTCGCGGCCCTGGCCGACCTGCGGCCGGACCTCGTCGTCAGCACGGGCGACAACCTCGCCTCCCTGGACGCCGTCCCGGCCGTGCTGGAGACGTACGCGGGGCTGCTGGCCCGGCCCGGGGTGTTCGTGCTGGGCTCCAACGACTACTGGGCGCCGCGGCCCCGCAACTGGGCCCGCTACCTCGCGGGGCCCTCGAAGATCCCGATGCCCGAGGAGATCCCGCGCCTGCCCACCGACGACCTCGTGCGCGGCTTCACCGACGCCGGCTGGGTCGACCTCGACAACGTGCGGACCCGCTTGACCGTGGCCGGGCTGGACCTGGAGCTCGTCGGCGTCGACGACCCCCACCTGCGCTACGACCGGTACCACGACGTCGCCGGCAAGGCCGCCTCCGACGCCGACCTCACCGTCGGCGTCACCCACGCCCCCTACCGCCGCACCCTCGACGCCATGACGGCCGACGAGGCGGGCCTCATCCTCGCCGGCCACACCCACGGCGGGCAGCTCTGCGTCCCCGGTTTCGGGGCGCTCGTGACGAACTGCGACCTGCCCCGGAAGCAGGTCTCCGGGCTGTCCCGCTGGTCCGCCGCCGGTCACGACGCCTGGCTGCACGTCTCCGCGGGCCTGGGGACCTCCCCGTACGCACCCGTCCGCTTCGCCTGCCGCCCCGAGGCGACGCTGTTGGAGCTCGTGCCGATGCGCTGA
- a CDS encoding TIR domain-containing protein: MASSVFYSFHYTRDVNRIQLVRNFDALEGQPILNAQEWEEVQEQGPAAIEKWIKDQMAYKKAVIVLIGQETANRPWVQYEVDKAWADKKPLLGIRIHGLASFGGGADMPGPNPFDRLDGGYLVPVFDPTVKEWTGSIDTKATYNTLHDSIVSWSTQGVTRS, from the coding sequence ATGGCCAGCTCGGTCTTCTATAGCTTCCACTACACCCGTGACGTCAACCGTATCCAGCTCGTGCGCAACTTCGATGCCCTAGAAGGGCAGCCGATCTTGAACGCGCAGGAGTGGGAAGAGGTGCAGGAACAAGGGCCCGCAGCCATCGAAAAGTGGATCAAGGATCAGATGGCCTACAAGAAGGCCGTCATCGTCCTCATTGGCCAGGAAACGGCCAACCGCCCCTGGGTGCAGTACGAGGTCGACAAGGCGTGGGCGGACAAGAAGCCCCTGCTGGGCATCCGAATCCACGGCCTGGCCTCCTTTGGGGGCGGAGCGGACATGCCCGGACCCAACCCGTTCGACCGTCTAGACGGCGGCTACCTCGTACCGGTTTTCGACCCCACGGTCAAAGAGTGGACCGGCTCCATCGACACCAAGGCCACCTACAACACCTTGCACGACAGCATCGTGTCCTGGTCTACGCAGGGTGTGACGCGCTCCTGA
- a CDS encoding WhiB family transcriptional regulator, whose translation MAWTLEWASRGACKASTADDLFVQGSAQNRAKQICGGCPVRTECLADALDSRVEFGVWGGMTERERRALLKRRPNVQSWRRLLETARDAALSAAAGEVTGSGTTVPAGASADAPAVAAV comes from the coding sequence ATGGCGTGGACGTTGGAATGGGCGAGTCGTGGAGCCTGCAAGGCGAGCACGGCGGACGACCTGTTCGTGCAGGGTTCGGCGCAGAACCGCGCCAAGCAGATCTGCGGGGGGTGCCCCGTGCGCACCGAGTGCCTGGCCGACGCGCTGGACAGCCGGGTCGAGTTCGGCGTCTGGGGCGGGATGACCGAGCGCGAGCGCCGCGCGCTGCTCAAGCGCCGCCCGAACGTGCAGTCGTGGCGCCGCCTCCTGGAGACCGCCCGCGACGCCGCGCTCAGCGCGGCCGCCGGTGAGGTCACCGGTTCGGGGACCACGGTCCCCGCGGGCGCGTCGGCGGACGCGCCGGCCGTCGCCGCCGTCTGA
- a CDS encoding Crp/Fnr family transcriptional regulator: MRRAPLFAALDDEAAGELLESMASVHVDRGQQLFGEGEAGDRVYVVRTGKIKLVRSWPDGRENLLAVLGPGEMFGELSLFDPGPRTSSARAVSESELIALGHDDMLRWLARRPEVARHLLRALAQRLRRTNVALADLVFTDVPGRVAKALLDLSRRFGRPIADGLLVAHDLTQEELAQLVGASRETVNKALADFASRGWLRLEARAVVLHDVERLAKRAR; encoded by the coding sequence GTGCGCCGCGCGCCGCTGTTCGCCGCCCTCGACGACGAGGCCGCCGGTGAGCTGCTGGAGTCCATGGCCTCGGTCCACGTCGACCGCGGGCAGCAGCTCTTCGGCGAGGGGGAGGCGGGCGACCGCGTCTACGTCGTCCGCACCGGCAAGATCAAGCTCGTCCGCAGCTGGCCCGACGGCCGGGAGAACCTCCTCGCGGTCCTGGGGCCGGGGGAGATGTTCGGGGAGCTGTCCCTGTTCGACCCCGGCCCGCGCACCAGCTCGGCCCGCGCCGTGTCCGAGTCCGAGCTGATCGCCCTCGGGCACGACGACATGCTGCGCTGGCTCGCCCGCCGTCCAGAGGTCGCCCGCCACCTGCTGCGCGCCCTGGCCCAGCGGCTGCGGCGGACCAACGTCGCCCTGGCCGACCTCGTCTTCACCGACGTCCCGGGCCGCGTCGCCAAGGCCCTGCTCGACCTCTCGCGCCGCTTCGGCCGCCCCATCGCCGACGGGTTGCTCGTCGCGCACGACCTCACGCAGGAGGAACTGGCCCAGCTCGTCGGCGCCTCCCGCGAGACGGTCAACAAGGCCCTGGCCGACTTCGCCTCCCGCGGCTGGCTGCGGCTGGAGGCGCGGGCCGTCGTCCTGCACGACGTCGAGCGGCTGGCCAAGCGCGCCCGCTGA
- a CDS encoding MBL fold metallo-hydrolase: MPARQVWAGGPVTDRATCVLEGNAGPMTLDGTNTWVLAAPGSDEAVVIDPGEDDRAHRAAVAAVLAGRRVALVVGTHRHRDHVGGLDAFLARHPAPVARAAGEHRAAGLHLRVLATPGHTSDSVCVLLDTGELLTGDTLLGRGSTVIATGVEQGVEQGGDVGDHLRSLDLLLSLDVDVVLPGHGPVVQDPRAALTRQREHRLARLEQVRRALAAGHRDVDEIVTAVHGDLDGGVEGTLRWAAAQSIRAQLDYLARQP; the protein is encoded by the coding sequence GTGCCTGCTCGCCAGGTGTGGGCGGGTGGCCCGGTCACCGACCGGGCCACCTGCGTCCTGGAGGGCAACGCCGGCCCCATGACGCTGGACGGCACGAACACCTGGGTGCTGGCCGCGCCGGGGTCGGACGAGGCCGTCGTCATCGACCCCGGCGAGGACGACCGGGCCCACCGGGCCGCGGTCGCGGCGGTCCTCGCCGGGCGGCGCGTGGCCCTCGTCGTCGGCACCCACCGCCACCGCGACCACGTCGGCGGCCTCGACGCCTTCCTCGCCCGCCACCCCGCCCCCGTCGCCCGCGCTGCGGGCGAGCACCGGGCGGCGGGGCTGCACCTGCGGGTCCTGGCCACCCCCGGCCACACGTCGGACTCCGTCTGCGTGCTCCTGGACACCGGGGAGCTGCTGACGGGCGACACGCTGCTGGGCCGGGGCAGCACCGTCATCGCGACGGGCGTCGAGCAGGGCGTCGAGCAGGGCGGTGACGTCGGTGACCACCTGCGCTCCCTGGACCTGCTGCTGTCGCTGGACGTGGACGTCGTCCTGCCCGGTCACGGGCCGGTGGTGCAGGACCCGCGGGCGGCGCTGACGCGGCAGCGCGAGCACCGCCTGGCCCGGCTGGAGCAGGTGCGGCGGGCGCTCGCGGCCGGGCACCGGGACGTCGACGAGATCGTCACCGCCGTCCACGGCGATCTCGACGGCGGCGTCGAGGGGACGCTGAGGTGGGCTGCGGCGCAGTCGATCCGGGCCCAGTTGGACTACCTGGCCCGGCAGCCCTGA